The Candidatus Nezhaarchaeales archaeon genome includes the window CCTCTACAATGCTTGATGGTTGACCCCTAATCAGCGTGATTCCGAGGCTTCTAACCTCCCTATAGAATTCCTCATAGCCTTTACCTGAGGTACGTATATCGTTAAAGCATAAGTATATATCCGCTTCGTCGCCGAGCGTCTTCCTAAGGATGTAGGCATGCTTCAATCCTGCTACGCAGCCTATCCGGCAGCAGTACCTACAGGCGGTTTCATCACGTGAGCCAACGCATAGTATTATAGCTACGCTTTCTGGCTTTTCACCGGTGGAAGGCTTAACCGGCTTACCTCCCGTTGGACCTGTCGGGCTTAGCATCCGTTCAAGTTCAAGCCCTGTAACCACGTCCTTATGGGCTCCATACCCGTATTCACGCTTCCTCCTAGGGTTAAACTGGTCGTAGCCCGTAGCTAAAATTATAGCGCCAGCTTCAAATTTTACCGTTCGATCCTCCTCTCCATAGTTTACGGCCCCCCTAGGACACGTATCCCTACATATAGTGCAGCTTCCATCCTTAAAGTGGAGGCAGTTAGCCCTATCGATTACGTAAGCCGCTGGAACCGCTCCTTTAAAGGGTATATATATGGCTTTACGTTTCCCAAGCCCTAGATCGAACTCGCTTACTACTTCAACCGGGCATTTAACGGCGCATAAGCCACACGCATCACACCTAGCTTCATCTACGTATCTAGCTTTACGCTTAACTGTTACGTTAAACGCCGCCGCGCCTCCTTTAGCTTCTACGACTTCGGAGTATGCTAACAACTTAACCATAGGGTTTTCGGCGGCTGCTTTCATACGTGGCGTTAAAACGTTTAAAGCCTCCTCCATGGTTGGAGCTAGGTAGGATAATTGGGCTATTCGCCCTCCGAGGCTTGGCTCCTTTTCAACTAGGTAAACCTCCACCCCTAAACTGGCTAGGCTTAACGCTGCCTCGATACCAGCTACGCCGCCGCCAATCACTAGGACCGGTTTAACCTTCAAACGGTGATCCCTAGTTTGGCTAAGGTAGTGGGGCTTTAAGCCTTTCCCTTAAAGCTTATGGTTTCGCTAAAGAACCTGGCAACTTAAGCCTACCTCCTTAGATGGTTGTAGTAGAGTATGAATATTTTGTAGAATAGGTTCTAGTGTTGGACTGCCTTTATCCATCTTAACTGCTTATTCACCTTTAGGTTTACGGTTATTGTGTTGAAGAATATTTTCGTTCTTCGTTTAAAAGATGAATATACGGATTCTATATTGTTTCTAGTTCCGAAAGGTGTTATTATGGTAGTTTTAACTCCTGAAGGGCTTGGCTTAGCCATGGAGTACCGTCAATAATGAATATAGGTTTTCCTTTACAAAGCTTCAATACTTCAACTATGAACGTCTTCGACGTATAAATGTTTCTAGATGGATATACCCTCATAGATAGGAGTTCGTTCCTCTCTAAGGCCGCGTAAACCCAGTATTCATCACGTTAACCCTAACGTTTCATTAAGCGCTATAAGCCTCCTCGTTAACGCTACGTTCAACCCCTCCTTAAGCTTTAAAACCCATTTCCATATAGATGT containing:
- a CDS encoding CoB--CoM heterodisulfide reductase iron-sulfur subunit A family protein, with the translated sequence MKVKPVLVIGGGVAGIEAALSLASLGVEVYLVEKEPSLGGRIAQLSYLAPTMEEALNVLTPRMKAAAENPMVKLLAYSEVVEAKGGAAAFNVTVKRKARYVDEARCDACGLCAVKCPVEVVSEFDLGLGKRKAIYIPFKGAVPAAYVIDRANCLHFKDGSCTICRDTCPRGAVNYGEEDRTVKFEAGAIILATGYDQFNPRRKREYGYGAHKDVVTGLELERMLSPTGPTGGKPVKPSTGEKPESVAIILCVGSRDETACRYCCRIGCVAGLKHAYILRKTLGDEADIYLCFNDIRTSGKGYEEFYREVRSLGITLIRGQPSSIVEDEKGKLSFKVFDEATSKLFKLNVDLVVLEVCLTPSQSGMEVQRLLQVPVGVDGFYAETDLKLKPWETKIPGVFMAGACQYPKDLAEAVTQAKAAALEALTFLKLHSPVKLESTS